A genomic window from Desulfonatronovibrio magnus includes:
- the rfbB gene encoding dTDP-glucose 4,6-dehydratase: MNILVTGGCGFIGTNFIYFMLHENSHVIVNLDKLTYAGNPENLISVEERYGGKNYFFEKGDICDRETVQNILNKYDIDIIVNFAAESHADRSISAPDQFIDSNIHGTYTLLEMARKSGIKKFVQISSDEVYGSLGSEGVFQENSALAPNSPYAASKASADLLCRSFYKSYNLPVSTIRCSNNYGPFQFPEKLVPLTFLRAREDRSVPVYGDGSNIRDWIYVSDNCRGIYLCIEKGRPGAVYNLGGDAEYKNLDVVKKILDVMGKSHKLIKFIQDRPGHDHRYAIDHSLAAKELGFKPGVRFTEGLELTINWYLKNEEWVDGIKSKESSELMQSWYR; the protein is encoded by the coding sequence ATGAATATTCTGGTAACCGGTGGTTGCGGTTTTATCGGCACAAACTTTATATATTTCATGCTGCATGAAAATAGCCATGTAATCGTCAACCTTGACAAACTTACATATGCCGGAAACCCTGAAAACCTGATCTCTGTAGAGGAGAGATACGGCGGCAAAAACTATTTTTTCGAGAAGGGTGATATTTGTGACCGTGAAACAGTCCAAAATATTTTAAACAAATATGACATTGATATCATTGTCAATTTTGCAGCTGAATCTCATGCTGATCGCTCCATAAGCGCTCCGGATCAATTTATTGATTCCAATATACATGGCACCTACACACTTCTCGAAATGGCCAGGAAATCCGGGATTAAAAAATTTGTGCAGATCTCTTCCGACGAGGTATACGGAAGTTTAGGGTCTGAGGGTGTTTTCCAGGAAAACTCAGCTCTTGCGCCCAATAGTCCATACGCTGCTTCCAAGGCTTCTGCTGATCTTTTATGCCGTTCATTTTACAAATCCTACAATCTCCCTGTTTCCACCATCAGATGTTCCAACAATTATGGTCCTTTTCAGTTCCCGGAAAAGCTTGTGCCATTAACCTTTTTAAGGGCCAGGGAGGACAGATCCGTTCCTGTTTACGGCGATGGATCCAATATCCGGGACTGGATTTATGTTTCTGATAATTGCCGGGGAATTTATTTATGTATTGAAAAAGGACGTCCCGGAGCTGTGTATAATCTGGGCGGCGACGCTGAATACAAAAATCTTGATGTTGTTAAGAAAATCCTGGATGTAATGGGCAAGTCTCATAAGCTCATCAAATTTATCCAGGATCGTCCCGGACATGATCATAGATATGCCATTGACCATTCCCTTGCTGCAAAGGAATTGGGTTTTAAGCCAGGAGTGAGATTTACCGAAGGCCTTGAACTGACCATCAACTGGTACCTCAAAAATGAAGAATGGGTTGACGGCATCAAGTCTAAAGAGTCATCTGAACTAATGCAAAGCTGGTACAGGTAG
- a CDS encoding FAD/NAD(P)-binding protein, with protein MKNPYLPLPVRIKEVITATEDNSLKTFRLEFLHSEHAESFQFKPGQFAQISVPGAGEVPIGIASSPHEGPDLLFTISKAGVVTTKLHSMKAGDRLGVRGPLGHPYPLDQATGKNLVILAGGYAVTTLRSTMIWLLHPDNRSNYERITFIYGARTPGMLLYLEDIVQWEKSGQADIHLTVDNEAPGWERLVGFVPQIAQQVAPSPENSMALICGPPVMIKFTQPVLDNLGWKSEQIIMSLENRMKCGIGICGRCNVGPYYVCSDGPVFTKAELDVLPAEY; from the coding sequence ATGAAAAATCCATATCTTCCGCTACCTGTAAGAATTAAAGAAGTAATCACTGCCACTGAGGATAATTCCTTAAAAACCTTCAGATTGGAATTTTTACACTCAGAACATGCCGAATCATTCCAGTTCAAACCAGGTCAGTTTGCACAGATCAGTGTTCCCGGAGCAGGTGAAGTACCCATAGGTATAGCTTCCAGCCCACATGAAGGCCCTGATCTTCTGTTCACAATCAGTAAGGCGGGAGTTGTGACCACTAAGCTCCACAGCATGAAGGCCGGAGATCGCCTTGGAGTCAGAGGGCCACTGGGGCATCCCTACCCTCTGGATCAGGCAACTGGGAAAAACCTCGTAATTCTGGCAGGCGGCTATGCCGTTACAACTTTGCGCTCTACCATGATTTGGCTGCTGCACCCTGACAACCGTTCCAACTATGAACGTATCACTTTTATATACGGAGCGAGAACACCAGGCATGCTGCTCTACCTGGAAGATATTGTGCAATGGGAAAAATCCGGCCAGGCTGATATTCACCTTACTGTTGACAATGAGGCACCCGGCTGGGAACGTCTCGTGGGTTTTGTACCCCAGATCGCACAGCAGGTGGCCCCGTCTCCTGAGAACAGCATGGCTCTAATCTGCGGCCCCCCAGTTATGATCAAGTTCACCCAGCCGGTTCTGGATAATTTGGGATGGAAAAGCGAACAGATCATCATGAGTCTTGAGAATCGCATGAAATGCGGCATAGGAATATGCGGGCGATGCAATGTGGGGCCTTACTATGTTTGTAGTGACGGACCTGTTTTCACCAAGGCTGAACTTGATGTTTTACCTGCAGAATATTAG
- a CDS encoding tRNA (cytidine(34)-2'-O)-methyltransferase, protein MQIVLYQPRIPPNTGSIARLCAATETPLHLVGPLGFSIDDKHLKRAGLDYWPYVEVHEWSNWSAFIENLVPDSRLIMTSARKGKCYTEHDYQSGDMLVLGPETWGLPENIVQQGHVLITIPIWGKVRSLNLATAAAVVLYEGYRQTGGLKHFTK, encoded by the coding sequence ATGCAGATCGTTTTATATCAGCCCAGAATTCCGCCCAACACCGGCTCCATAGCCAGGCTTTGCGCGGCCACTGAGACACCTCTGCACCTTGTGGGTCCTTTGGGATTCAGTATTGATGACAAACATTTGAAGAGAGCAGGACTTGATTACTGGCCCTATGTTGAAGTACATGAGTGGAGCAACTGGTCTGCATTTATCGAGAACCTTGTTCCCGACTCCAGACTGATTATGACCAGTGCCAGAAAAGGCAAATGTTACACAGAACATGACTATCAGTCAGGGGATATGCTGGTGCTGGGTCCGGAAACATGGGGCCTGCCCGAGAATATTGTCCAGCAGGGGCATGTCCTGATTACTATCCCCATTTGGGGTAAGGTTCGCAGTCTGAACCTGGCAACAGCTGCAGCTGTAGTGCTTTACGAGGGTTACCGGCAAACCGGTGGCTTGAAACATTTTACCAAATAA
- the rfbD gene encoding dTDP-4-dehydrorhamnose reductase, with protein MMQTRNALILGGKTGLLGQALAHVMKMPQWQAFCPGRNELDVFDSSEIKKYIKKHNIDTIFNTIAYTAVDQAEDDPEQAHTLNRDLPALLGKICQADSISLVHYSTDFVFNGSKTTPYTTEDQATPQSVYGKTKLLGEKALLSNTWDKLIIIRTAWLFGPFKTNFVDKIISLARENKCLNIVHDQVGSPTYTIDLAKHSLKLAETDSSGVFHLANKGQASWCELASEAIKCAGLYCSPTPVTSSEYPQKAKRPPYSVLDCSKYSMITGCKPRTWTQSLRDYVYHYQETD; from the coding sequence ATGATGCAGACCAGAAACGCTTTAATCTTGGGAGGCAAAACAGGTTTATTGGGGCAGGCCCTTGCCCACGTCATGAAAATGCCCCAATGGCAGGCTTTTTGTCCCGGACGAAATGAACTTGATGTCTTTGATTCCTCAGAAATAAAAAAATATATTAAAAAGCATAACATTGACACAATATTCAACACCATTGCTTATACTGCTGTGGACCAGGCAGAAGATGATCCCGAGCAGGCACACACCCTTAACCGAGATTTGCCCGCCCTGCTTGGCAAGATATGTCAGGCAGACAGCATTTCTCTGGTTCATTACAGCACTGACTTTGTATTCAACGGAAGCAAGACCACTCCATACACCACCGAAGACCAGGCTACCCCGCAATCAGTGTACGGTAAAACAAAACTCCTGGGTGAAAAGGCGCTGCTGTCCAATACCTGGGACAAACTGATCATTATAAGGACTGCCTGGCTTTTCGGACCGTTCAAAACTAACTTTGTGGATAAAATCATTTCTCTTGCGAGAGAAAATAAATGCCTGAACATCGTCCATGACCAGGTAGGCTCCCCCACTTACACCATAGACCTTGCAAAACATTCGCTTAAACTGGCTGAAACTGACAGCTCCGGAGTATTTCACCTGGCCAATAAGGGTCAGGCTTCCTGGTGTGAACTTGCTTCCGAAGCCATCAAATGTGCAGGCCTTTATTGCAGTCCCACACCTGTTACTTCCAGCGAATATCCTCAAAAGGCGAAAAGGCCGCCCTACTCTGTACTGGACTGTTCAAAATATTCCATGATCACTGGATGTAAACCCAGAACCTGGACTCAATCCCTGCGTGATTATGTTTACCATTACCAGGAAACAGATTGA
- the grpE gene encoding nucleotide exchange factor GrpE yields MSEEKDRLDFEEYEMEGQDDPQEELEEHIEISFDELRSLCEEKICPECRLLKEEKDKALRAVAESDNYKKRLNREKEEFCKFAVSSFVEEIIPVVDNLELALEHGRKNDACKELVSGVDMTLSIFKQILEKNKLVQVGYVGEPFDPNFHEALAQEERDDMDHETVCHVMQKGYVLNDRLLRPAKVMVSKKSC; encoded by the coding sequence ATGTCTGAAGAAAAAGACAGACTGGATTTTGAAGAATATGAGATGGAAGGGCAAGATGACCCTCAGGAGGAATTGGAAGAACACATAGAAATATCCTTTGATGAACTCAGATCTCTTTGTGAAGAAAAAATTTGTCCTGAATGCAGATTGCTCAAGGAAGAAAAAGATAAGGCGCTTAGAGCTGTGGCTGAGTCTGATAACTACAAGAAACGACTCAACAGGGAAAAGGAGGAATTCTGCAAATTTGCCGTATCTTCTTTTGTTGAGGAAATAATTCCTGTGGTGGACAACCTTGAACTGGCTCTCGAGCATGGCAGAAAGAATGATGCCTGCAAGGAACTTGTCAGCGGTGTGGATATGACTTTGTCCATTTTCAAGCAGATCCTGGAAAAAAACAAGCTTGTTCAGGTCGGCTATGTGGGAGAGCCTTTTGATCCGAACTTCCATGAAGCACTGGCTCAGGAAGAACGAGATGACATGGATCATGAAACAGTATGTCATGTCATGCAGAAAGGGTATGTCCTCAACGACCGCTTATTGCGGCCTGCAAAAGTCATGGTCAGCAAAAAATCTTGTTAA
- a CDS encoding DEAD/DEAH box helicase, translating to MLSTEEQKVKKIVQSFVNENIPEYILENAKNIFSENGAHKISIKKRDHYWDLEGRIQGDDFQVYNSELGLNLENDTINFYCNCPDSFSGVCKHVGATALKFLASLSEDDKEELPKTRTDWRHNFRLYFATALEPEPGQHYLVYRFYPEPGRLQVEFFRARQNKTGLSTVLNPVTLEQIIRNPNWCETSPTLPDVLRQIGHSLDYYGQRVEVPFGLITWLFWAIKDEYYLFHEDTEQPIRVETTTMRLQLSPRLSEDGLNFDIMLGREGKLPFSISGQKVYFYGQLPLWVWWKNSFYPVQTGLHPNLVQELVSEAPIIPHGEISEFLDRVWTSLHASDLFGQEEFLERMSPIFVPAEFDPKLYLDEEGSLLTLQVQNVYETEHGEVTLSGPDQDLQTGSYQFEGKSFLVRRDQLKEEELLSSLVDMGFQSRSNTMWFLEPEEAINFLLDSYPKLVEKYRVYGEKNLTRYRVRLSPPNVVAKVEAGEDDKWFNLDISVEYDDIRVPIEKIWKAWTQGKRYVQLKDGSYTSLPESWIKKLGHKLQAMGYDPEKPPKQKYENHEVPVLDNILDDIEQVQSDTFWTELREKIHSFNHIRQVDLPVNLNAELRPYQHQGVSYLNFLKEYRFGGILADEMGLGKTVQTLTFIQLMKEKGAKGPTLIIVPTSVLPNWEREAEKFVPNLSRLVIYGARRSSMFRKIKDSDLVMTTYALLRRDLEELLAHEYSGIILDEAQNIKNPNTITARSVRRLKSEFRLCLSGTPIENNLLELWSLFEFLMPGFLGSQHAFQKGFVKPIKDGDEESLGYLRSRVKPFILRRTKNEVAKDLPPKVENVYYSALLEEQHDLYTALAKKLKEQVMQRVDEKGLAASQMSILDALLKLRQICCHPRLLKMDMPGVSTNLPSGKFEAFKDLVTNIVEDGHKVLVFSQFVQMLHIIRSWLTMNKTPFAYLDGSSKDRFEQVDRFNNSPDIPIFLISLKAGGTGLNLTSADYVIHYDPWWNPAVESQATDRTHRIGQTRQVFAYKMICENTVEEKILKLQDMKRGVAEAVIPGQNAWKGLTRDDLEMLFDV from the coding sequence ATGCTTAGTACAGAAGAACAAAAAGTAAAAAAAATCGTCCAGAGTTTTGTTAATGAGAATATACCTGAATATATTCTCGAAAACGCCAAAAACATTTTCTCTGAAAATGGCGCCCATAAAATCAGCATCAAAAAGAGGGACCATTACTGGGATCTTGAAGGCAGGATACAGGGAGATGACTTTCAGGTATACAATTCTGAACTGGGTCTTAACCTTGAAAACGACACCATCAATTTTTACTGTAACTGTCCTGACTCATTTTCAGGAGTCTGCAAACATGTTGGTGCAACAGCTTTAAAATTTCTGGCTTCCTTAAGCGAGGATGATAAGGAAGAACTCCCCAAAACCAGAACCGACTGGCGACATAATTTCAGGCTTTATTTTGCTACCGCATTAGAGCCAGAACCAGGTCAACATTACTTAGTCTACCGTTTTTATCCTGAACCAGGCAGACTTCAGGTTGAATTTTTCAGGGCCAGGCAGAACAAGACAGGCCTTTCCACTGTGCTCAATCCCGTCACTCTGGAACAGATCATTCGCAATCCCAACTGGTGTGAAACTTCTCCAACTCTGCCCGATGTGCTAAGACAAATCGGCCACTCTCTTGATTATTACGGACAGAGAGTGGAAGTGCCATTTGGCCTGATTACCTGGCTTTTCTGGGCCATCAAGGACGAATACTATCTATTTCATGAAGACACAGAACAGCCCATAAGAGTTGAAACCACCACCATGCGTTTACAGCTGAGTCCCCGGCTTTCCGAAGACGGTCTTAACTTTGACATCATGCTGGGACGCGAAGGCAAGCTGCCCTTTTCCATTTCCGGACAAAAGGTATACTTTTATGGTCAACTGCCCCTGTGGGTCTGGTGGAAAAACAGTTTTTATCCTGTGCAGACAGGCCTGCATCCCAATCTCGTCCAGGAATTAGTTTCTGAAGCTCCTATCATCCCTCATGGAGAAATTTCTGAATTTCTGGATCGAGTCTGGACCAGTCTTCACGCTTCAGACCTTTTTGGTCAGGAAGAGTTTCTGGAAAGAATGTCTCCTATTTTTGTACCTGCAGAATTTGATCCTAAACTGTACCTTGATGAAGAAGGAAGCCTGCTGACACTGCAGGTTCAAAATGTCTATGAAACAGAACACGGAGAAGTTACTCTGTCAGGTCCGGACCAGGATCTCCAGACCGGCAGCTATCAATTTGAAGGCAAGTCTTTTCTGGTACGCAGGGATCAATTAAAAGAAGAAGAACTGCTTAGCAGTCTTGTGGACATGGGCTTTCAATCAAGAAGTAACACCATGTGGTTTCTTGAACCTGAAGAGGCCATCAATTTTCTTCTGGACTCCTATCCCAAGCTGGTGGAAAAATATCGGGTGTATGGAGAAAAAAATCTGACCCGCTACCGCGTCAGATTGAGTCCACCCAATGTTGTTGCCAAGGTCGAAGCTGGTGAAGATGACAAGTGGTTTAATCTGGACATTTCTGTTGAGTACGATGATATCCGGGTCCCCATAGAAAAAATATGGAAGGCATGGACCCAGGGCAAACGCTATGTACAACTAAAGGACGGTTCCTATACAAGCCTGCCGGAATCATGGATCAAAAAACTTGGGCATAAACTGCAAGCCATGGGTTATGATCCGGAAAAACCTCCCAAACAGAAATATGAAAACCACGAAGTCCCGGTACTGGACAATATTTTAGATGATATCGAACAGGTTCAGTCCGACACATTCTGGACTGAGTTAAGAGAAAAAATTCATTCCTTCAATCACATCAGGCAGGTTGACCTGCCCGTGAACCTTAACGCAGAACTGCGTCCTTACCAGCATCAAGGAGTCAGTTATCTCAATTTCCTGAAAGAATATCGTTTTGGAGGCATTCTGGCTGATGAAATGGGCCTGGGCAAGACAGTACAGACTCTTACCTTTATCCAGCTCATGAAAGAAAAAGGTGCCAAGGGTCCCACCCTGATCATTGTTCCCACTTCAGTATTGCCCAACTGGGAGCGTGAGGCTGAAAAATTCGTACCCAACCTGTCCAGACTGGTTATCTATGGAGCAAGGCGCTCCAGTATGTTTCGAAAAATCAAGGATTCAGATCTGGTGATGACCACTTATGCATTGCTCAGACGGGACCTTGAGGAACTGCTGGCACATGAATACAGTGGAATAATTCTTGATGAAGCTCAAAACATCAAGAACCCCAACACCATAACAGCCCGATCAGTACGCAGACTGAAGTCAGAATTCCGTCTCTGCCTGTCAGGCACCCCCATAGAAAATAACCTTTTGGAACTGTGGTCATTGTTTGAATTTCTGATGCCCGGTTTTCTTGGCTCGCAACATGCCTTTCAGAAAGGATTTGTTAAACCCATCAAGGACGGTGACGAGGAAAGCCTGGGCTATCTGCGCTCCCGGGTCAAACCATTTATTCTTCGCAGAACCAAAAACGAAGTAGCCAAAGATTTGCCGCCCAAGGTGGAAAACGTTTACTACAGTGCTCTGCTTGAAGAACAGCACGACCTGTACACAGCTCTGGCCAAAAAGCTCAAAGAGCAGGTTATGCAGAGAGTTGATGAAAAAGGTCTTGCCGCAAGCCAGATGTCTATCTTAGATGCACTGTTAAAATTGCGTCAGATCTGCTGTCACCCCAGGCTGCTGAAAATGGACATGCCGGGAGTAAGCACCAACCTGCCATCCGGAAAGTTTGAAGCTTTTAAGGATCTGGTGACCAATATTGTTGAAGATGGGCATAAAGTGCTGGTCTTTTCCCAGTTTGTCCAGATGCTGCACATTATAAGATCCTGGCTGACCATGAACAAAACCCCGTTCGCATATCTGGACGGGTCCAGCAAGGACAGGTTTGAACAGGTGGACAGATTCAACAACTCCCCTGATATTCCCATATTCCTGATCTCTCTTAAGGCAGGTGGAACTGGCCTTAACCTGACCTCTGCCGACTATGTAATTCATTATGATCCCTGGTGGAACCCGGCTGTGGAAAGCCAGGCCACTGACAGAACACACCGCATTGGTCAGACCAGACAGGTATTCGCTTACAAGATGATTTGCGAAAACACTGTTGAGGAAAAAATACTCAAGCTTCAGGACATGAAAAGAGGTGTGGCAGAAGCTGTAATACCAGGACAAAATGCCTGGAAAGGACTGACTCGCGATGATCTGGAAATGCTCTTTGATGTTTAA
- a CDS encoding 4Fe-4S dicluster domain-containing protein, with translation MSQKITSKEKFHELFEKIISNHEIYAPVRDGIDVVWTRIENADKIDWDFLNSDLSPKNFFLPQTQCILEFKNDHSSNDGMIFTEAPDSHNPVALINMRPCDAMAMAILDKVFLQNPQAPDTYWKANRDSTLIIALACNSVCPTCFCTSVDCGPHHTEGVDILMTDLGETILFNSYTEKGRELIENLDTPAPSDLEKAQQLKDSAHKMIQTSVKTDNVKTAPLLELYDSPLWERVHETCLNCGICTYYCPACHCFDIQDEVQKGYGRRVRNWDTCMSSLFTLHASGHNPRGSRMSRVRQRFMHKFRYMPEKLNQALGCVGCGRCIQKCPVSIDIRDVVMQMNKM, from the coding sequence ATGTCTCAAAAAATTACTTCCAAAGAAAAATTTCATGAGCTCTTTGAAAAAATTATCAGTAATCATGAAATATACGCCCCTGTTAGAGATGGCATTGATGTTGTCTGGACCAGAATAGAGAACGCCGATAAAATTGACTGGGATTTTTTGAACTCTGATTTGTCTCCCAAAAATTTCTTCCTGCCTCAGACTCAATGTATTTTAGAATTTAAAAATGACCATTCAAGTAATGACGGCATGATCTTTACCGAGGCCCCTGACTCACATAACCCTGTGGCCCTTATTAATATGAGGCCCTGTGATGCCATGGCCATGGCTATCCTGGACAAAGTGTTCCTGCAGAATCCGCAGGCACCTGATACCTATTGGAAGGCTAATCGGGACAGTACCCTGATTATCGCTCTGGCCTGCAACTCTGTGTGCCCGACCTGTTTCTGCACTTCTGTTGACTGCGGACCGCATCATACTGAGGGTGTTGATATTCTCATGACTGATCTTGGCGAAACTATTTTGTTTAATTCTTACACTGAAAAAGGCCGGGAACTGATTGAAAATCTTGATACACCGGCACCGTCAGACCTTGAGAAAGCCCAACAGCTGAAAGACAGTGCCCACAAAATGATCCAGACTTCTGTGAAGACTGACAATGTCAAGACTGCCCCACTTCTTGAACTGTATGACAGCCCCTTGTGGGAACGGGTTCATGAAACATGTCTCAACTGCGGCATCTGTACTTACTACTGCCCTGCCTGCCACTGCTTTGATATTCAGGACGAGGTACAAAAGGGTTATGGACGCAGAGTTCGCAACTGGGACACATGCATGAGCAGCCTGTTTACATTGCATGCTTCAGGTCATAACCCGAGGGGTTCAAGGATGAGTCGGGTGAGACAGCGCTTCATGCACAAGTTCAGATACATGCCTGAGAAGCTCAACCAGGCACTTGGCTGCGTTGGCTGTGGAAGATGTATTCAGAAATGCCCTGTCAGCATTGACATCAGGGACGTTGTCATGCAGATGAACAAAATGTAA
- the hrcA gene encoding heat-inducible transcriptional repressor HrcA produces MTLNKRQTDVLLTIIKNYIMTGQPVGSRTVSKDSTLKLSPASIRNIMADLSDAGYIEQPHTSAGRIPTAKGFRIYLDSNLEVEPVSSEIQEKIKATLTSVGPDLSQTLSQACKLLSVLSNQISLIITPSHQLIRWQQIDFVLLRPGLVMSILIMEGGMIQNKVIKVDKEISSDDLIRFSNYLNEHYQGKTLQHVRAGILDQMKNARQQFEHLYENALKLAQESFQNTTRKVFVEGTHYLFTGNEHADINKMRELFRMLEEKSKLLKLLDQTIESRNLNIILGQEQKMDELSDFSLISSPYSLQDNIGTVSIIGPTRMNYSKIVPAVDLTAKILSQFLQEIYENSEAE; encoded by the coding sequence ATGACTCTGAATAAAAGACAAACTGACGTACTGCTCACTATAATCAAAAACTATATTATGACAGGCCAGCCTGTGGGATCAAGGACTGTTTCCAAAGACTCAACCCTGAAACTGAGCCCTGCTTCCATCAGAAATATAATGGCCGACCTGTCAGACGCAGGCTACATTGAACAGCCCCACACATCAGCTGGCAGAATTCCCACGGCAAAAGGATTCAGAATATACTTGGATTCCAACCTTGAAGTGGAACCTGTTTCTTCGGAGATTCAGGAAAAAATAAAGGCCACGCTGACCAGTGTAGGCCCTGATCTGTCCCAGACTCTCAGTCAGGCCTGTAAACTGCTTTCTGTTCTGTCCAACCAGATCAGTCTCATCATTACTCCAAGTCATCAGCTCATAAGGTGGCAGCAGATTGATTTTGTTCTGCTGCGCCCTGGACTGGTCATGTCCATCCTCATCATGGAAGGAGGAATGATTCAGAATAAGGTCATCAAGGTAGACAAGGAAATATCATCTGATGATCTCATCAGGTTCAGCAATTATCTCAATGAGCATTATCAGGGCAAAACACTGCAGCATGTTCGAGCCGGAATTCTGGACCAGATGAAAAACGCCAGACAGCAGTTTGAACATCTTTATGAAAACGCCCTGAAACTTGCTCAGGAGTCTTTTCAAAACACCACAAGAAAAGTTTTTGTTGAGGGCACTCATTATCTCTTTACAGGAAATGAACATGCGGACATCAACAAAATGCGCGAGCTTTTCCGAATGCTGGAGGAAAAGTCCAAGCTTCTCAAACTTCTGGATCAGACCATAGAAAGCAGAAACCTGAATATCATTCTGGGCCAGGAACAAAAAATGGATGAATTAAGTGATTTTTCATTAATTTCATCACCTTACAGCTTACAGGACAATATCGGCACGGTAAGTATCATCGGTCCCACCAGAATGAACTATTCAAAAATAGTTCCGGCTGTTGACTTAACAGCAAAAATTCTTAGTCAGTTCCTGCAGGAAATATACGAAAATTCAGAAGCAGAATAG
- a CDS encoding hydrogenase iron-sulfur subunit, protein MTTQNFQPVITAFLCKWCSYAAADLAGVKRLHYPPSIRIIKIPCSGNMHPEYILQAFREGADGVWVSGCHPGNCHYNSGNLIARRRFAVFKNLLDYIGIEPERIRFSWISSSEAANFQAMAEDVVQTITRMGPARRLVKNIIPEQGSFAGSSICQK, encoded by the coding sequence ATGACCACACAGAATTTCCAACCAGTCATTACAGCATTTTTATGTAAGTGGTGTTCATACGCTGCAGCAGACCTGGCCGGAGTCAAACGACTGCACTATCCACCATCCATTAGAATTATCAAGATTCCATGTTCCGGAAACATGCATCCTGAATACATTCTGCAGGCTTTCAGGGAGGGTGCTGATGGAGTATGGGTCTCGGGATGTCATCCTGGCAACTGTCATTACAACAGCGGCAACCTCATTGCCCGCAGACGCTTCGCTGTCTTTAAAAATCTTCTGGACTACATTGGGATTGAACCTGAACGAATCCGCTTCAGCTGGATTTCCTCCTCAGAGGCTGCAAACTTTCAGGCAATGGCTGAAGATGTGGTGCAAACCATCACCAGGATGGGCCCTGCCCGCAGACTGGTTAAAAATATCATCCCGGAACAGGGATCTTTTGCCGGGAGTTCAATATGTCAGAAATAA
- a CDS encoding 4Fe-4S dicluster domain-containing protein has protein sequence MSEINQILREAAKKLLQDKKVQSIIGFRKGVVPMREQPFFARTISEADQLVWTGFCTNNPAKFLINADFPVAVVAQGCVSRNINILIRENRIKRDNVHILGVHSPGMLDRFKIAAEFPGRYIHEVQEHNEDIYVSGPGFEENLNRRRFKRDNCYTCTHRNPVLYDQMLGTEGSHQGGGNIDKVAAPWLNKSSEQRWEMFNETFKKCVRCYACRDACPLCYCKTCFVDNSKPQWCGKTIEETDVHTFHILRAFHCAGRCTDCGACESACPEGIKMRRLTSRLELDIRQMYGFSPGLSPDEINPLSTFSPEDPEDFIG, from the coding sequence ATGTCAGAAATAAACCAGATACTAAGAGAAGCCGCAAAAAAACTGCTTCAGGACAAGAAAGTCCAGTCCATAATCGGTTTCAGAAAGGGTGTGGTTCCCATGCGTGAACAGCCTTTTTTTGCCAGAACAATCAGTGAAGCAGACCAGCTTGTGTGGACAGGGTTTTGTACCAATAATCCTGCAAAATTCCTGATCAATGCTGATTTTCCTGTAGCTGTCGTAGCCCAGGGGTGTGTGTCGAGAAATATCAACATTCTCATCAGGGAAAACAGAATCAAACGTGATAATGTTCATATCCTGGGCGTTCATTCACCAGGAATGCTTGACAGGTTTAAAATTGCTGCAGAGTTTCCAGGCCGCTATATCCATGAAGTTCAGGAACATAATGAAGACATTTATGTTTCCGGACCCGGCTTTGAGGAAAATCTGAATCGCAGACGATTCAAGCGAGACAACTGCTACACCTGCACCCACCGTAACCCGGTATTGTATGATCAAATGCTGGGCACTGAAGGTTCACATCAAGGAGGCGGGAATATTGACAAAGTTGCAGCACCCTGGCTTAATAAATCGTCAGAGCAGCGCTGGGAAATGTTTAACGAAACTTTCAAAAAGTGTGTTCGCTGCTATGCCTGCCGGGATGCCTGCCCTTTGTGCTACTGCAAAACCTGTTTTGTGGACAATTCCAAACCTCAATGGTGCGGTAAAACCATTGAGGAAACTGATGTGCACACCTTTCATATTTTGCGGGCCTTTCACTGTGCAGGCAGGTGCACGGATTGCGGAGCATGCGAATCTGCATGTCCTGAAGGAATCAAAATGCGCCGCCTTACCAGCAGACTTGAACTGGATATAAGGCAGATGTACGGCTTTTCTCCTGGTCTCAGCCCAGATGAGATAAACCCCTTAAGCACATTCAGCCCTGAAGATCCTGAAGACTTCATAGGATGA